From the Hordeum vulgare subsp. vulgare chromosome 1H, MorexV3_pseudomolecules_assembly, whole genome shotgun sequence genome, the window ACGCCCTCTCTTCCTCGAACACGACATCCCGGGACACGACGATCTTCTCTGCATCTGGATCATACAAACGTAGGCTTTGCTCCCGCTCTCATAGCCGAAGAACACCAAGCGCTTGCTGCGGTCTTCTAGCTTGCTCAGATGAGGCCGTGTGCTCTTTGCGTGCGCGACACACCCGAACACACGGAGGATGTCGACGTTCGGCTTCCTCCCGTGCCATGCCTCGAACGAGGTCTTCCCCTGCACGCTCCTAGTGTATGCGCGATTCAGCACAAACACAGCTGTGGTCACTGCTTCTCCCCAGAACCGGGCAGGAACGCTCATGGCCTTCATCATGCATCTCGCTGCTCCTACCACTGTCTGATTCCGTCGCTCCACTACGCCATTTTGCTCTGGCGTGTAGGGAGAGGTGAGGTGTCGTTCGACCCCAAGATCAGCAAGGTAGCCCGTGAGGTCATTCGATGTGAATTCCCCTCCCCGATCTGTCTGAAGCGTCTTGATCTTGCGTCCTGTCTCGCGCTCCACCTTTGCCTGGAATCTGCGGATACACTCCGCAGCTTCGTCTTTGCCGTGCAGTAGGGATAGCCACATGTATCTGCTGTAATCATCCACCAGGAGGACGAAATACCTTCTTCCACTCGGCGTCGCCGGTGAGATCGGTCCGCACAGATGTCCGTGGATCAGCTCCAACGGTTCTGACGCGCGAAACCTTGCCTGCTTCGGGAAGGGAAATCGACGCTGCTTTCCGACAAGGCAGGCGTCACAGACCTGCTCATGGTGCTCGATCAGTGGCAGCCCGTGCACCATGTTCTGACGCGCCAGACGTGCAAGCCCATCGAAGTGCTGGTGGCCATAGCGAGCGTGCCAACGCCATGCATCCTCAGTGACGTGCGCCGTCAGACACACAGGCCTGACCAGGTGGAGATGGAGGACGTAGAGCCTGTTGCGCGCACGAGGCACCTTGGCGAGGATGCGTTGCTGATGATCCCGAACAGTCATGAAACCGTCCTGGACAAGTGTCGGGCACCCGATCTCGTCCAGTTGGCCGATGGAGATGATGTTGGTCTTCAGCCGGGGAATCCAATACACCTGCGTCAGGGCCCTGTGATCTTCTCCGCCGACGGTGAACAGAACAGTTCCGCGGCCGTGGATCTCCACGAGGGAGCCGTGACCGAATTTCACGGTGCCAGCCACTCCCCTGTCCAGCTCGGCGAAGGAGGCCTCGTCGCCCATCATATGGTTGGACGCGCCAGTATCCAGGTACCAGGCCAAGTCGACGTCGTCAGAGGAGCGTCGGAGGACCGCGGCAACTCGCTCTTCGTTGAGGAAGACGTGCTCGCCCGTGCCCGCGGCCGACAGCGATACCTCCTGTATCATGAACATGGTGGGGTCTCCGTCGGTCTCATCGGGTGCGGCCTGCACGAGATTGGCCTCTTCCCGCTTCCCCTGGTCGTTGCGCTCGCGCTTCGCCTTGCGGCACTCGCGCGCCCAGTGGCCTTCGTAGCCACAATAGTTGCACTTCCCTTTGCGATGCGGTGGGTTCCCGCCGCCGTCAGTCTTGCCTGCGCCATCCTTGCTCTCCGGATGGCCTTGTGGCTTCTTCCCTTTGCCTCCGGATGTGCCGCTGCCGCCGTGGTGATTTGCGTCGCGGGCTCGCCACTCCTCCGCGGTGAGGAGCAGCCGCCCACTTGCATCTTGTTCCGGCGCGCCACGCCCTTCTGACGCCGCAAGGCGCCCGCTCAGCTCGTCGATGGAGAGGTCCTTGAGGTCCAGTAGCGTCTCTATGGAGCACGCCATCTGGGAGTACCTCGGTGGCACGACGCGCAGAATCTTCTGCACGCCGTCGAGCTCGGAGGTGGTGTCCCCAAGGGATTGCAGCTCTGTGACTACGCTCGAAACACGGAGAGAGAAGTCCTCGACGTTCTCTCCTGCTTTGAACGCGAGCACGTCGAAGCCCTTCCGAAGCCTCTGCCGGCGCGCTTCTCGGACGCGATCCACGCCGACGCGAAGTGTCTTGATGGTGTCCCAGGCCACCTTGGCGTCATCCTTGGCGGCCAGGATCTGGACCATCTCAGGTGGCACCGAGCTCAGGATGGCCCCTAGGGCCTGTCTCTCCTGTCGCTCCGGAGCGTCGCCGGTCTCGATCGCCTCCCAGAGGCCTGCACCTTGCATCTTGACGCGCATCAGGATGGCCCACTCGGTGTAGTTCGTCTTCGTGAGGAGAGGCCACGAGACGGCACCCCCGCCGCCGGTCTCCCTTACGATGGTTTCCCGAACCACCACTTCACCGCCGCCAGTTCTCCGAGTCCTGCTCCGCCCGCGGCTCGGCGAGCGCACACGACGTCCCCGCCTGCAGGCGACCTCGATCTGGCGACCGCCGCCGGTGGTTGCGTCCCGACCATCGTGATTTCAAgaggctctgatgccaattgttaTCACTGAGGATCGAATGAAACTAAGTCCGATGAACTAATCGATCAGTGGACAGTGGTTTTTGTGTTGCCTGAACTGCCACTTTTCTGTCTGTCTATTCCATCATCTTATTCAGAGTACAAAAAACAGGAGCTGAGCTCCACGATCCGTAActctcgtgccatcccacgagtgGGTCGTGTGCCCGCTGGAATCGGTCCTGGTTTGTTAGACAAAGACCAGGACAACTAACCCTATCGCTAATTAACTAACCTGGCCGAAAAATGAGGATCTAAACTGACTGCAGTCCAGCAGCGACAACAGCCTGAAACGCTACAGTAAAGTTCAGAGAAAGGAAACTAACTATCTAGCAGCAAGAGATGCACTAGGATTTATTCAACAGCCGGCGCATGAGCGGCAGAGATAGCCGCTACGGGGCCTTCAGTCCATGCGGTAGCAGGGGCCGAGTCAAGAGCCGAGAGCGGCCGGACCAGCACCACCGCTCGGCAGATCCGATCAAGAAGACAACCAAAGTTAGCATCTGATGATTAATATCCTATACGAATGGATGTTGTTAATATCCTATACGAATGGATGTTGCCGCCGCCAACATCACCGTTACTTAATGGCGTTGCGTTACCGCACCAGAAGAAGAGGTGTTGTGGCCGAGCGTCTCCACGGCCACGCGATGTTTCCCAATTGCTTAGGACGGATTTTATGTGCTGATAACGTATTCAAAGTAAAACGAAAGACCATAGAAAAGATGTGAAGTGAATCGTTGTCTTTTATTGATGATTGAGTATAAATACATATAGCTCCAAGGGGATGCATCCACCAGATGCAAACAGTCGCAGCCCTCACGCATGGTGGTTAGGGATAATAAAGATTTTCTTAATTAACACATGTGTCAATTAAATCTCAACAGAAGCAAGGGCAAAGGCTGAAAAAGAAACGTTTTCTTTTGCAACTTCCGGTTTGGCTTGGGTCGTAGTTCATTTTCTAGAACTGATTCTGCAAGCTATGTAAGAATCTGATATGTTTGTTTGAGATTCTGAATTTAGAAGGTCTAGAATCTGAGAATCAGCTAGCTGGAGCCCAAACAAAGCCCACTCTCACTGATGCTCTTCTTTTCTCAGGGGTTAGAAGAGACCGCCTGGCAGCGTGCAGATCGGGGACTAGCCAGCGCGTACAATTCATGGACAGACGGCGGCACGCATGCTAAGGAGACAGGGCGCGGTCCGCGGCGCGCATGTTTAGGACGGCTCCGAACAGAGCAATGGTATCTTTACCCTGGACGAACCAAACAGAACAATGTTAACGTTGCCTTTACCATTCCTGTAGCCAAACAGATTAAGAAACGAGCAAGATCACTGGCCTCATAGAGAAGATTAGATCGTTCCCTGGACTCAGGTCGTAATATAACAGAATGGTCGGCAGGGAAAGAAGATGCCAGTTACGACGAACGGGATCAAACATCATTTCTCACCGTGCTCAAACCCGATGCAAAATTGCCCAAGAAGAATGAACAAATGACAGGTTGACAAACAAGCACACAGAATTGCAGCATGCTCCAGACAAAATCCTGCAGTTCCTAGTGAAAGCAAGCATGCTTTGTACACTGGAATGAGGTAGTCTCAACTACAACAAACCACAATGTCCAGAACTTGAGAAATGCATAATTGACAATATGGAATGACTGATTCCCTCCTCTTGCAGAattcacacacaaaaaaaatggTGATAAGAGATGTAGGAAAGATGGTAAGTTGGTTGCCCATTAGCAATGGGTAGGCCGACCAGATTTCCTTCACTGGTACTTTGACTACAGCCGAATCTGGCAAGCAAGAGGATTGTACAAAGAACACAGGACTTGGTACAATGCAGCCCTGATGCTCATGCTTTAATAGATGAACAAATGGCTCTGGAGTGCAATGGTGAGCGATCAGACAATGCTTTCTAGGCAAATGCATCTCCATCAAATATTAACTAGCACAAACCATGCTAGTCCTGCACGCAGAGCTCAAAAGACGCAGAAATCTTAAGGCGGAGAATAAGCTTCCAGGCATCACATAGTTTCCTAAATTttcatcaaaagaaaagcatgcaGATACCAAAGGCATAAAAATAACAATGAGATGCATTTGAAATGAGAGGAAAATGATTGTTGGCGAAAGAgattatcaagctcaacccaattGCCCACTTTCCAATTGTTGTTCTAAGTGGATACTGGGTATACAGGTTTAAAAGCGCTCTCAACCCATATACAATTGCAACAAAGACAGAACAAACAGCAACAAGCCTAGCCATTGCGGCACAGCATGGAAATTGCAAGACAACTCAGGGTACTCTCAAGTTACTAAGTGCCACAAGGTTTTCATGATGCATTTGGCGGCAAGGCTTAAAAAACAGATGTGCATACACAATGGACAAAACATACACAGCAGATCAACCACATAGAATAAATATTCAACTACCAGCATAGTCATTAATCCAAAGCAGTGCGTGCTAAGCTTAGCACATCCAAGCACAAAATTTAAGAGTAACAAGTTTTCTcatggaccaaaataagaccactGTATCAAGACAAGGCAGATCAACTCTTTAATCCACAAAAACAGATCATAAAACAGAAAAGACACATTATCTAGATAAAAGCAAGATGACCCATTATACCCTTCAAGCAGCGGCAGCATCTGCAGTCTTCTCACCGTCACCACCCTGGGTAGTTGCTTTATTAGCCTCTGCCTCAGCAGCAGCATCCATCTCCTGTGCAGTAGCATCGACATCATCTGTAGCCGGGCGAACCTGCTCCTCCTCTGGAAGTGGCTCTTCAACATAATCGTTCTCAAACGCATCattaggaacctgatagatcctCATCTGTGGCTTGGCAGGATCTTTCACAAGCACATACTTGCCCTCTTCAAACTTCATGCATATGTCCACAATCGACTTGACAATTCCCCACATGTTTGCAGTGTTGAGGTTGATCTGGGTAGCAAAATCTCTTGGCTTGTAGCCCATGACAGTGAGTATGGAGTGGTTGAAGTGGTCGCGGGGGTGCACACGAGACACATAACCCAACTTCATCATGTCCGCGCCAGATAGTAAAGCCTGGGCAGTCCAGCGAGCGAGCTTGTTGGCATTGTTCTTGAGCTCTGTAGCAAGCACGGCACCGCGCTGGGACTCGAGCTTCTGCTTCCAGTCAACACCAGTAATCTTAGGATCAAACTCATTAAGTGCATTAAGAGTGAGGAACTGGCGAGCACCACTCGGATCAACACCAGCAGCATGCACTTCACAGCGAGCAATGATGCTAATATCATCATCCAGCTTCCAGCGGCGATAACGGTAGCAAACAGGCGCCGCCTCCTCATTCTCAGAGGCAAACGGGTTAGGCTCATCAAAGGTAACCTTCTCGCCATCACGTACCAGCACCTGCTGCGAGAAGTTCTGGTTGATGTAGGTGGCCTCAACAGCAAGAGCCGGCGCCGAGTTGATGTCATCCTTGTTCTCAGGGAGCTGCTCCTGCGCAGTCTCGTTGACAGTGAGCAGATCGAGCTGAGAGCCCTCGCGCTTGTCGAAGAAGAGCTTGTTGCCGACCCGCTGCACGACAATGTCCCAGGAGAGGATGCTGCGGGGCGTGCACATGAGGGCGGCGAGGATGGCGTCGGTGGCGAAGACGGTGGCCTTGTCCTCCTCGGCGAGGCGGCGGATGATGGGGTCGTCGGTGGTGGTGATCTTGAAGAACTGGCGGTTCTTGAAGCGCTCGAGGCGGCGGGCCGTCTTGGGGTTGACGCGGTCGTAGGCGCGGTCGTACGAGTCGACGGCGCCGCAGACGAGGAGGTCCTCGGGCTGGTCGTTGACGGCGAAGGAGAGCTTGGTGAAGTTGGCGAAGGGGATCTGCTCGAGGATGGTCCAGTCGGGCTGGATGTCGACCGAGGGCTTGGCCGAGGACTGCTGGTTGCCGCGGaagccctggtggtggtgggagcGGTGGTTCTGGTAGTGGCGCTCGCGGCGGGCGCGCTCCTTCTCGGCCTCGCGGCGCTTGGCCTCGACCTCCTCGTCGCGGCGCTGGGGCAGCTGGGGGCGCTGGTTGAAGCGCCACTTGGGGCCGAAGCGCGGGTGCTTGGGCGGCGGCTTGGCGTCCACGAGGCTGAAGGACGAgtcctcggcggcggcggcgagcgagTCGTCGGCGGACGAGAAGTCGAAGACCGAGTCGCGGGACGCGGCGGCCGCGTGGTGGCCGTGCGCGCCAGGGTGGCCCGGGTTGCGCGTCCAGTCGGCGATGCGGCCCAGCTTGTCGGAGCGGGAGAAGGGCGCGAAGGGGATGGAGGCCGTGGCGACGGCCCCGCCCAGGAGCGGCGCCGCGCCCGGCGCGTCGGGAGGGCCCCAGCCATCGGGGTTGAAGGGGACGACGCCCACGTCGAAGCCCATGATCGCGGCGGCAGCGGCGCGTGTGGAtccggagggaggtggcggcgcgaggggCTGGGTGGGTTAGGGTTGCGTGGGACGCGATGGAGGAGGACGGGACGATGGGGCTTTAGGGATTGTGTAAGCGAATATTTATTTTCTAAGGGGCCTCTACCGGGCCTATGGCCTGAGCGTGTGCTCCGTGGACTCACGTGTCAGCGTCCGATCCCGGCCCGTTAAGAACCTATCAGATCTCTGTTATATAGGAGTACTGTATAAGAATTAAGAAAGAAATCAGATCTCTCAACGTTGGGCTATGATCTTTAAAAAAACATATTTGAAGTGATTGGCAGTGCTTGGATTTCCTATAAGTTCAGAAGAAACGTTCTCCAGTTAATATCGTATACGCTAgttcagaacattttttgaaatcatgtcatcaacacatTTGGAATTCAGCAATTTCAAACGAAGCCGCTAGGGTTCCAAGGCACCATAGACTAACACACCAAACCGGACTACAGgactccatgaaaccacgcagaaTTCAAACAGACAATCTTACATAGAGGAGAAAACATCACAGGTTTCAGACAGCAGGGAGCAGACGGTTCAGCACGGTACCATCAGCGCTGCACCGCACTGCAGGAAGGAGAAACTAGCACAGCACAGCACAGCACCAGCATAAATTTCAGGCTCTCACGCTTTTATTCTGTCCGACTCTGGACAACACTCGGTGCGACACCATAATGTTCCCGGTCCCATATACCGAATTCGTTACAGGCATCGACAGCCATGGAATGGCATAGCACGGTGGATAACGGCATGTCTGCGACACTTCAGTTCAAAATTCAGCAGGCGTTACACGACGTCCGGAATACTTATTGCTAGAGCAATGAGGCGGCATGGGCATAGCAAATGGCAGAGTTCCGTTCAAAAAAGGACATGGGAGCTACTCGGTGGATTCCTTGTTCTCGGCTGCCTTGGCCTCCTCGGTGGACTCCTGGTTCGGGGTCGTAGCCTCCGTGGGCGAGTTGGCGCCCTCTGGAATGGCAAAGCGATGCTTGTGAGGATGGCAAGATAAATGTTCAGGATTGCTTGCTTGGTATCTTGTAATATTAAATTACCTTCGCTGTCAGTAGATGCATGAAGGAATCGGCGTGAACGGGCTTGCTGCTGGGTAGGCTGCAAGAAGATCCGAGAAAGATGTAAGCGACCAAGTAAATTCAGTGTAGCATGCAAGTTAATTTCATAATTATTACCAGTCAGCTCCACAAGCAAAGACTTGCTAACAAGAATGAGGTGACAAAACGTGCAATTGACACTGAATCCAGTTTAAATACTGGGCCAAAAAACTGGATATGTGATCTATTGGATTGCTAGAAAGACCCCCAAATGCGCAAATGGAACAAATATCAGCTGGTGCCAAACAGAGAAAATATCAACAGTAGTAGTGTCGTACGTTTGATAGCAAAATCAGCTCCACGAGCAAAGAATTACTAACAGAACTATGGGGGGCCGGTACCTTAAACTGAGTTCAGTTTAAATACTAGGCCAAAAGATGGATATGTGATCTATTGGGTTATTAGAAAGACCATCAATGAAACAGCTAGCAGCTGATGCTAAACAGATAGAGTATCAACAGTGGTATAATACAAGGTAAGCACATTCTTGCAAACAATGACTGTCAGTTTTAGCACCTGTAATTT encodes:
- the LOC123450647 gene encoding eukaryotic translation initiation factor 3 subunit D-like; amino-acid sequence: MGFDVGVVPFNPDGWGPPDAPGAAPLLGGAVATASIPFAPFSRSDKLGRIADWTRNPGHPGAHGHHAAAASRDSVFDFSSADDSLAAAAEDSSFSLVDAKPPPKHPRFGPKWRFNQRPQLPQRRDEEVEAKRREAEKERARRERHYQNHRSHHHQGFRGNQQSSAKPSVDIQPDWTILEQIPFANFTKLSFAVNDQPEDLLVCGAVDSYDRAYDRVNPKTARRLERFKNRQFFKITTTDDPIIRRLAEEDKATVFATDAILAALMCTPRSILSWDIVVQRVGNKLFFDKREGSQLDLLTVNETAQEQLPENKDDINSAPALAVEATYINQNFSQQVLVRDGEKVTFDEPNPFASENEEAAPVCYRYRRWKLDDDISIIARCEVHAAGVDPSGARQFLTLNALNEFDPKITGVDWKQKLESQRGAVLATELKNNANKLARWTAQALLSGADMMKLGYVSRVHPRDHFNHSILTVMGYKPRDFATQINLNTANMWGIVKSIVDICMKFEEGKYVLVKDPAKPQMRIYQVPNDAFENDYVEEPLPEEEQVRPATDDVDATAQEMDAAAEAEANKATTQGGDGEKTADAAAA